The following proteins are encoded in a genomic region of Roseinatronobacter sp. S2:
- a CDS encoding MFS transporter, which translates to MKIGLLFLVIGYLLSQFYRSFLAVLAGMLQTDIGVSADDLALSSGLWFMAFALTQLPVGWALDSFGPRRSTALILGIGGTGGALVFGLAQNALHVHLAMVLLGVGCAPVLMASYYIFARMYPPAIFATLAGAVIGFGSLGNILGALPLAWAAEAFGWRETLLALAAGTALIAVLLWYMIQDPPAATAPEGARGSLLDLLKIPALWMILPLLAVNYAPAAGLRGLWAGPYFTDVYGASATQVGQITLLMACAMIVGNFAYGPLDRLLGTRKWVILAGNTLGGLCLLGLWLVPVPGFWASAVMLAAIGLFGASFPMMMAHGRSFFPAHLMGRGVTLLNLFAIGGVGVLQMISGRVHSAAPATPSEAPYGAVFLFFGLFLLVGCVIYAFARDRMD; encoded by the coding sequence ATGAAAATCGGCCTTTTGTTTCTGGTCATCGGCTATCTGCTCAGTCAGTTCTACCGCTCGTTTCTGGCGGTTCTGGCAGGCATGCTGCAAACTGATATCGGTGTCAGTGCGGATGATCTGGCGCTGTCATCGGGGCTGTGGTTTATGGCGTTTGCGCTGACGCAGTTGCCGGTTGGCTGGGCGCTGGACAGTTTCGGGCCACGCCGCAGCACAGCGCTTATTCTGGGCATCGGGGGCACAGGGGGGGCGCTGGTCTTTGGTCTTGCGCAAAATGCCCTGCATGTGCATCTGGCGATGGTGCTGCTGGGGGTGGGCTGCGCGCCTGTTCTGATGGCCTCATATTACATTTTTGCGCGCATGTATCCGCCCGCCATATTTGCGACACTGGCTGGCGCGGTGATCGGTTTCGGCAGTCTGGGCAATATTCTGGGCGCGTTGCCGCTGGCCTGGGCGGCAGAGGCATTTGGCTGGCGCGAAACGCTGCTGGCGCTGGCGGCGGGCACGGCGCTGATTGCGGTTCTGTTGTGGTATATGATACAGGACCCGCCTGCGGCCACGGCCCCGGAAGGCGCGCGGGGCAGTTTGCTGGATCTGCTGAAGATACCGGCGCTTTGGATGATCCTGCCGCTACTCGCGGTGAATTATGCGCCCGCAGCCGGATTGCGCGGCCTGTGGGCGGGGCCGTATTTTACGGATGTTTACGGCGCAAGTGCCACACAGGTCGGGCAGATCACGCTGCTGATGGCCTGCGCGATGATTGTGGGCAATTTTGCCTATGGCCCGCTGGACCGGCTGCTGGGCACGCGCAAATGGGTTATTCTGGCTGGCAACACCCTGGGTGGGCTGTGCCTGCTGGGTTTGTGGCTGGTGCCGGTGCCGGGGTTCTGGGCCAGCGCGGTGATGCTGGCGGCCATCGGTCTGTTTGGCGCGTCATTCCCGATGATGATGGCGCATGGCCGCAGCTTTTTTCCGGCCCATCTGATGGGGCGGGGGGTGACGTTGCTGAACCTGTTTGCCATCGGCGGGGTTGGCGTGTTGCAAATGATCAGCGGGCGGGTGCATTCCGCAGCCCCCGCCACGCCGTCCGAGGCCCCCTATGGGGCGGTATTTCTGTTTTTCGGGCTGTTTTTGCTGGTGGGCTGCGTGATTTATGCGTTCGCCAGGGACCGTATGGATTGA
- a CDS encoding Lrp/AsnC family transcriptional regulator — MRSPALDDRDIAILSILSREGRITKAELARRVNLSPTPCWERLKRLENAGLIRGYRAEIALTRLAPHVVIFVTIELDSHKSEDFQRFERAIATLDEITDCWSLGGGFDYLLKVTTPDIAAYQVLMDGLLERRAGVKRYFTYIVTKNVKDAPLPLQILL, encoded by the coding sequence ATGCGCAGCCCAGCCCTTGATGATCGCGATATCGCCATTCTGTCCATCCTTTCGCGCGAAGGGCGGATCACCAAGGCCGAGTTGGCGCGGCGCGTCAACCTGTCGCCGACACCGTGCTGGGAACGCCTGAAACGGCTGGAAAATGCAGGGCTTATCCGTGGCTACCGCGCCGAAATTGCCCTGACGCGCCTTGCACCGCATGTCGTCATTTTTGTGACAATCGAGCTGGACAGCCATAAATCCGAAGATTTCCAGCGGTTCGAGCGTGCGATCGCCACGCTGGACGAAATCACCGATTGCTGGTCGCTTGGCGGGGGCTTCGATTACCTGCTGAAAGTGACCACCCCCGATATTGCCGCCTATCAGGTGCTTATGGACGGGCTGCTGGAACGGCGCGCAGGTGTGAAGCGCTACTTCACCTATATTGTCACCAAAAACGTCAAGGACGCCCCCTTGCCCTTGCAGATTCTGCTGTAG
- a CDS encoding DUF2793 domain-containing protein, producing the protein MPTLPEISARLAMPYIQPAQAQKHVTHNEALRLLDVVVQLSLVSRALSVPPLIAQNGSCYLVPAGAGGDWVGQAGQIALRDADMWDFLTPRAGWLAMVLDEDRLLFFDGTLWRVPDIMPDIIDRLGIQTSADATNRLAVAGDASLFTHDGSDHQMKINKAGGAQTASVLFQSGWSGRAEMGLAGNDDFTIKTSADGTTWLDALRLDAGSGLATGLAVTQDAQDSTVGRLLKVGDSAGLLAASPLLRVPAGGSANALALTSGAGFTGPLPDGLELRFRAGASNTGAATLTLDSAAALPCRTVTGAVLPAGYIRTDTDTVARHENGLWVLSRMHESGMHAQGRFERLENGILRVWALRSTQSDSAPTVWEFPASFAVLDHVSATAQGASFHAATISSATVSQCNFDAWTNAGTRADNVDVALSATGTWY; encoded by the coding sequence ATGCCCACACTCCCTGAAATTTCGGCCAGACTGGCCATGCCTTATATCCAACCTGCGCAGGCGCAAAAGCATGTCACCCATAACGAAGCGCTGCGCCTTCTGGATGTGGTGGTACAACTGTCGCTTGTCAGCCGCGCGTTAAGTGTCCCGCCACTGATTGCGCAAAATGGCAGTTGCTATCTGGTGCCCGCCGGTGCGGGCGGCGACTGGGTTGGACAGGCAGGCCAGATTGCCCTGCGCGACGCGGATATGTGGGATTTCCTGACCCCGCGCGCAGGCTGGCTGGCCATGGTGCTGGATGAAGACCGCCTGTTGTTTTTTGACGGCACCCTATGGCGCGTGCCTGACATAATGCCCGATATTATTGACCGTCTGGGCATTCAGACCAGCGCCGATGCCACCAACCGGCTGGCGGTTGCGGGGGATGCAAGCCTGTTTACCCATGACGGCAGCGACCACCAGATGAAGATCAACAAGGCAGGGGGCGCGCAGACCGCAAGCGTGCTATTTCAGTCCGGTTGGTCGGGACGGGCGGAAATGGGGCTGGCAGGCAATGATGATTTCACCATCAAGACCAGCGCAGATGGCACCACATGGCTTGACGCGCTGCGCCTTGATGCGGGCAGCGGTTTGGCCACGGGGTTGGCCGTGACGCAAGATGCGCAGGACAGCACTGTGGGGCGGCTTTTGAAAGTGGGCGACAGCGCGGGGCTGCTTGCGGCCTCGCCCTTGTTGCGCGTGCCTGCGGGCGGCAGTGCCAATGCGCTGGCGCTGACCAGCGGCGCGGGCTTCACCGGCCCCCTGCCCGACGGGCTGGAACTGCGGTTTCGCGCGGGGGCCAGCAATACGGGCGCGGCAACATTGACGCTGGATTCAGCCGCGGCGCTGCCATGCAGGACGGTGACCGGCGCGGTTTTGCCTGCGGGATATATCCGCACAGACACTGACACGGTTGCACGCCACGAAAACGGACTTTGGGTGCTGTCCCGAATGCATGAGTCCGGCATGCACGCACAGGGCCGGTTTGAACGGTTGGAGAACGGCATTCTGCGCGTCTGGGCCTTGCGCAGCACCCAAAGCGACAGCGCGCCTACAGTTTGGGAATTTCCCGCAAGTTTCGCCGTGCTGGACCATGTCAGCGCCACCGCGCAAGGGGCAAGCTTTCATGCAGCAACCATCAGTTCGGCCACAGTATCGCAGTGCAATTTTGATGCATGGACCAACGCAGGCACGCGCGCCGACAATGTGGATGTCGCGCTAAGCGCGACGGGCACATGGTATTAA
- a CDS encoding NAD-dependent succinate-semialdehyde dehydrogenase gives MTRTARPPAAPQSPALSSQLSDPSLLRSDAYIAGWRGAAADFAITNPATGMECARVARMRAPDARAAVDAAQAAFADWSTSLPQTRSMALRRWFDLINANREDLALIMVAEQGKPLSEARGEIDYGAGFVEFYAEEAKRPDIRGVTSHLPDAEVELWREPVGVAALVTPWNFPCAMVTRKAAAALAAGCTCVVHPSAETPLSALALAVLAERAGIPAGVLNVVPGDAPEIVGTWTQDTRVRALSFTGSTEVGRLLYRQSADTIKRLVLELGGHAPFIVFADADLDRAVTEAVKAKFATTGQDCLGANRFLVQRPVYDEFCTRFAAEIRKLTLGPGMDDCDLGPLMHERSVAKQEAHVADAMARGARCLAGGARDAQGPLYYKPTLLVDVPGDASIMHEETFGPVAAVAPFDTESCAITRANATEFGLVAYVHTLDPRRIYRMTRALQFGMVAVNRTKVTGAPIPFGGMKQSGLGREGARWGMEAFTEIKYVCRDWG, from the coding sequence ATGACGCGCACCGCACGCCCCCCCGCCGCGCCACAATCGCCCGCCCTGTCGTCCCAGCTTTCCGACCCCTCCTTGCTGCGCAGCGACGCCTATATCGCCGGATGGCGCGGGGCTGCGGCAGATTTCGCCATCACCAACCCCGCAACAGGCATGGAATGCGCGCGCGTGGCCCGCATGCGCGCCCCCGATGCGCGCGCCGCCGTCGATGCCGCACAAGCGGCCTTTGCGGACTGGTCCACCTCCCTGCCCCAGACCCGCAGCATGGCCCTGCGTCGCTGGTTCGATCTGATCAATGCCAACCGCGAAGATCTGGCCCTCATCATGGTCGCCGAACAGGGCAAACCTTTGTCAGAGGCGCGCGGCGAAATCGACTATGGCGCAGGCTTTGTGGAATTCTACGCCGAAGAAGCCAAGCGCCCCGATATTCGCGGCGTCACCTCGCACCTGCCCGATGCCGAAGTGGAACTCTGGCGCGAACCTGTGGGCGTTGCGGCCCTTGTCACCCCGTGGAACTTCCCCTGCGCCATGGTCACGCGCAAGGCCGCCGCCGCACTGGCGGCGGGCTGCACCTGCGTGGTGCACCCCTCCGCCGAAACGCCGCTATCTGCACTGGCGCTGGCCGTTCTGGCCGAACGCGCGGGCATTCCTGCGGGCGTGCTGAACGTCGTGCCCGGCGACGCGCCCGAAATCGTGGGCACATGGACCCAAGACACCCGCGTGCGCGCGCTGTCCTTCACCGGGTCGACCGAAGTGGGGCGGCTTTTATACCGTCAATCCGCCGACACCATCAAACGGCTGGTGCTGGAACTGGGCGGGCATGCGCCCTTTATCGTCTTTGCCGATGCCGATCTGGACCGCGCGGTCACTGAGGCGGTCAAGGCCAAATTCGCCACCACCGGACAGGATTGTCTGGGTGCCAACCGCTTTTTGGTGCAACGCCCCGTCTATGATGAATTCTGCACCCGTTTTGCGGCCGAAATCCGCAAACTGACCCTTGGTCCGGGCATGGATGATTGCGACCTTGGCCCCCTGATGCATGAACGCTCTGTCGCCAAACAAGAAGCCCATGTGGCCGATGCCATGGCACGCGGCGCGCGCTGCCTTGCCGGTGGCGCGCGCGATGCGCAAGGCCCGCTTTACTACAAACCCACCCTTCTGGTCGATGTGCCCGGTGATGCCAGCATCATGCATGAAGAAACCTTCGGCCCTGTGGCCGCCGTCGCGCCGTTCGATACCGAATCCTGCGCCATCACCCGCGCCAATGCCACCGAGTTCGGGCTTGTGGCCTATGTCCACACGCTCGACCCGCGCCGCATCTACCGCATGACCCGCGCGCTGCAATTCGGCATGGTGGCCGTCAACCGCACCAAGGTCACCGGCGCGCCGATACCCTTTGGCGGCATGAAACAATCGGGGCTGGGGCGCGAAGGCGCGCGCTGGGGCATGGAGGCATTTACCGAAATCAAATATGTCTGCCGCGACTGGGGTTAA
- the mbhE gene encoding hydrogen gas-evolving membrane-bound hydrogenase subunit E: MAEPSDPNAPWVTPAGMITVALTAALFLFFLQYLPVVPRDGAVQWVWDWIPSLQVRLSFWLDGLSLMFALLITGIGTLVMLYAARYLAGHPQYNRFALYLFSFMLSMLGLVLADNMIALFVFWELTTFTSYLLIGFSHTDPKSRRNALQALLLTAAGGLALLAGFILIGITQGTFELSQLNAAGSMAEHPIYLGILILVLLGAFTKSAQVPFHFWLPNAMAAPTPVSAYLHSATMVKAGVYLLARMHPSLSGSDVWVYTLTLFGAVTAVFASFMALRQTDLKQTLAYTTLMALGTLVMFLAGSSGYAITAAMTFLLVHSLYKAGLFLVIGIIDHETGTRDANVLGGLARAMPITAVAAGLSGLAMAGIPPFLGFIAKEVAYAGALTMAISWFVVIMGMAAFALMFAVALIVAWKPFFGPQGDLPRTPHEGPWAMVLGPITLAVIGLLAGLLPGVTAYYLVEPAVAAVMGAPDAGGRLKLWAGFNLPLLLSVLTFALGFVLYKVHARLRAMLADMEARAIDMDASWDVFLDRFMALAKGQTRVIQTGVLRHYMFVTFAVFALSVLVTLILRPAAAPFLDFTGIGFVEWGIAALIIAGTVLVVLTSSRIAALVGLGVVGIGVALIFIAYSAPDVAITQILVELLVVVLLAVALLKMPHLDRTGKQTHRPFDAGLAVLVGGVTTWVLLRVTNAPFDRRLTDFFEASSWTEAFGRNIVNVILVDFRTLDTFGEIAVVIVAALGAYALLKGGQKAPPDDTPDATKEDR; this comes from the coding sequence ATGGCAGAGCCTTCCGACCCGAACGCGCCCTGGGTGACCCCGGCGGGCATGATCACAGTGGCATTGACCGCCGCACTTTTCCTGTTTTTCCTTCAGTATTTGCCTGTTGTGCCCCGCGATGGGGCGGTGCAATGGGTCTGGGACTGGATCCCCAGCCTGCAAGTGCGCCTGTCCTTCTGGCTGGACGGACTAAGCCTGATGTTTGCGCTGCTGATCACCGGGATCGGCACGCTGGTGATGCTGTATGCCGCGCGCTATCTTGCAGGGCATCCGCAATATAACCGCTTTGCGCTGTATTTGTTCAGCTTCATGCTGTCGATGCTGGGTCTGGTGCTGGCAGATAACATGATTGCGTTGTTCGTGTTCTGGGAACTGACGACCTTCACATCCTATCTGCTGATCGGCTTTTCGCATACCGACCCCAAATCGCGCCGCAATGCGTTGCAGGCGCTGCTGCTGACGGCCGCGGGGGGGCTGGCGCTGCTGGCGGGCTTTATCCTGATCGGGATCACGCAAGGCACGTTCGAGTTGTCGCAACTGAACGCGGCGGGCAGTATGGCAGAACACCCCATATACTTGGGTATTCTGATTCTGGTCCTGTTGGGGGCATTTACCAAATCGGCGCAGGTGCCGTTTCATTTCTGGTTGCCCAATGCCATGGCCGCGCCCACGCCGGTATCTGCCTATCTGCATTCGGCGACGATGGTGAAGGCGGGTGTGTATCTGCTGGCGCGGATGCATCCCAGCCTGTCGGGCAGTGATGTCTGGGTTTACACGCTGACACTTTTCGGGGCCGTTACGGCGGTGTTTGCGTCCTTCATGGCGCTGCGCCAGACCGACCTGAAACAGACGCTGGCCTATACCACGCTGATGGCACTGGGCACGCTGGTCATGTTTCTGGCGGGGTCTTCGGGCTATGCGATTACGGCGGCGATGACATTCCTGCTGGTGCATTCGCTGTATAAGGCAGGGTTGTTTCTGGTCATCGGGATTATCGACCATGAAACCGGCACGCGCGATGCCAATGTTCTGGGCGGGCTGGCACGGGCCATGCCGATCACGGCGGTGGCGGCGGGGTTGTCGGGGCTGGCGATGGCGGGGATTCCGCCGTTTCTGGGCTTTATTGCCAAGGAAGTGGCCTATGCCGGTGCGTTGACCATGGCGATCAGCTGGTTTGTGGTGATCATGGGCATGGCCGCATTTGCGCTGATGTTTGCCGTGGCGCTGATTGTCGCATGGAAGCCGTTTTTCGGCCCGCAAGGTGACTTGCCGCGCACGCCGCATGAAGGGCCGTGGGCCATGGTTCTGGGTCCGATCACGCTGGCGGTTATTGGCCTGCTGGCGGGGTTGTTGCCCGGTGTCACGGCCTATTATCTGGTCGAACCTGCGGTGGCTGCGGTCATGGGCGCGCCCGATGCGGGCGGGCGGCTGAAGCTGTGGGCGGGGTTCAACCTGCCGCTGCTGCTAAGTGTGCTGACATTCGCGCTGGGGTTTGTGCTTTATAAGGTCCATGCGCGCCTGCGTGCCATGCTGGCCGATATGGAAGCGCGCGCCATTGATATGGATGCAAGCTGGGATGTGTTTCTGGACCGTTTCATGGCCTTGGCCAAGGGCCAGACGCGTGTGATCCAGACAGGGGTGTTGCGCCATTATATGTTTGTGACATTCGCAGTCTTTGCGCTGTCCGTTCTGGTGACACTGATCTTGCGCCCTGCGGCGGCGCCATTTCTGGATTTCACCGGTATCGGCTTTGTGGAATGGGGCATTGCTGCATTGATCATTGCGGGCACAGTGCTGGTGGTTCTGACATCATCACGGATTGCGGCACTGGTGGGCTTGGGCGTTGTGGGGATTGGCGTTGCGTTGATCTTTATTGCCTATTCCGCGCCTGATGTGGCGATCACGCAAATTCTGGTGGAATTGCTGGTGGTGGTGCTGCTGGCCGTTGCACTGCTGAAAATGCCGCATCTGGACCGCACGGGAAAACAGACGCACCGCCCGTTTGATGCGGGGCTGGCGGTTCTGGTGGGCGGGGTCACGACATGGGTGCTGCTGCGCGTGACAAATGCGCCCTTCGATCGCCGCCTGACGGATTTCTTTGAGGCGTCATCCTGGACAGAGGCGTTCGGGCGCAACATCGTCAATGTCATTCTGGTGGATTTCCGCACGCTTGACACCTTTGGCGAGATTGCGGTCGTGATTGTTGCAGCACTCGGGGCCTATGCACTGCTGAAAGGCGGGCAGAAAGCGCCGCCAGACGATACGCCGGACGCCACAAAGGAGGACCGCTGA
- a CDS encoding SapC family protein, translated as MNMSCPQIAAGTWVPLSHTRHGTWRWCRAESFGFAQAYRHVPVTLDEGEGAAANMPVVFMPDGMPVAVLRLARRGKSAFVASRGVWRGSYVPDLLRAYPFAPNGWGGDGDAPMLVDEASDLVARDGLAHGLRIFDDNGALVPPLGRLRDMLRAHAQAEHRTRGAAQDLVQAGVLVPFAQGTPLAGFHGIDRAALAGLGRVTVAQLHRSGALFLAQAHFVSLCHVPVLQQAEAAFTAPPSNRSLHGFMAALSDDLARPNSGV; from the coding sequence ATGAACATGTCATGCCCACAGATTGCCGCTGGAACCTGGGTTCCGCTGTCACACACGCGCCACGGCACATGGCGTTGGTGCCGTGCCGAAAGCTTTGGTTTCGCGCAGGCATATCGGCATGTGCCCGTCACCCTTGACGAAGGCGAAGGGGCGGCGGCCAACATGCCGGTAGTGTTTATGCCCGACGGCATGCCGGTGGCGGTGTTGCGGCTGGCGCGCAGGGGCAAGTCGGCCTTTGTGGCATCTCGCGGGGTCTGGCGGGGCAGCTATGTGCCCGACCTGCTGCGCGCCTATCCATTCGCGCCCAATGGGTGGGGGGGCGACGGTGACGCGCCCATGCTGGTGGACGAAGCCAGCGATCTGGTGGCGCGCGACGGTCTGGCCCATGGTCTGCGCATATTTGATGACAATGGCGCATTAGTGCCGCCACTTGGCCGGTTGCGCGACATGCTGCGCGCGCATGCGCAGGCCGAACACCGCACGCGCGGCGCCGCGCAGGATCTGGTGCAGGCGGGGGTGCTGGTGCCCTTTGCGCAAGGCACGCCGCTTGCGGGCTTTCATGGCATTGACCGCGCGGCATTGGCCGGACTTGGGCGTGTCACCGTCGCGCAGTTGCATCGCAGCGGGGCGTTGTTTCTGGCGCAGGCGCATTTTGTGTCCCTGTGCCATGTGCCGGTTCTGCAACAGGCCGAGGCAGCATTTACCGCGCCCCCAAGCAACCGCAGCCTGCATGGGTTTATGGCCGCACTCTCGGATGATCTTGCGCGGCCCAACTCCGGGGTATGA
- a CDS encoding M10 family metallopeptidase C-terminal domain-containing protein — protein sequence MWLRVQGRNATGQAALDIGIDAIEIVQTSQGVFAITSSRAFGGLVSYALGPDGLALQDTVLFHSGINRTAAPAIVINQLDGFLQAGVVVSNTHLIGYRIFEDGSFGNRRWTEIEQVQAMFSDPVAQTALAELGDGQIVPATGEAGWQTGTLTYGVHDGGVLALGRYEPVLYSYTSTSWGGLVPAVEFGPEDGLWIHAPTAMEVFSAYGQTWAVISASGTHSLTVLQVGPDGGLMVTDHIMDTGNTRFANVQAVSYAHVGDRVLVVAGGSDFGITLFTLLPDGRLVWMQSLEDTPLTGLDSISALQSVVIGDQLLVLAGSAKDAGITSFNLPLSQLGAVITATDGQPDTVLGTAQDDIVIAANSGDHLQGGAGHDILVAGPGVTIMTGGAGVDTFVMHPSQTLAQITDFERGVDRLDLSGWPMLRDPAQLGFTQSATGAVLEYRGAQVQITASNGQPLGLWDIFANGRFATPDRMLTLEHMSGLADGISDPPAPPPAFNVTTRSGAGLGGVRLLVRDADTNALLDEVQTDETGSFSLPAPAGPALLQVDQLLPPQNGAVTSADVTDILRMAIGQEPSFANGAALTMGDLVAADVNGDGRVSFRDALEALKISMGLRLQPDAIFLPQDYANAPADSTAPLPQSQPDLPYGTGLVAIWRGDMDDSALWAL from the coding sequence ATGTGGCTTCGGGTGCAAGGGCGCAATGCGACGGGTCAAGCCGCGCTTGATATCGGCATTGATGCCATAGAAATCGTGCAGACATCGCAAGGTGTCTTTGCCATTACCAGTTCGCGCGCTTTTGGCGGGTTGGTCAGCTATGCACTGGGTCCGGACGGGCTGGCGCTGCAAGATACGGTGCTGTTTCATTCGGGCATCAACCGGACTGCCGCGCCTGCGATTGTCATCAACCAACTGGACGGGTTCCTGCAGGCCGGTGTTGTGGTCAGCAACACCCATCTGATCGGCTACCGTATTTTTGAAGACGGCAGTTTCGGCAACCGCCGCTGGACGGAAATCGAACAGGTGCAGGCCATGTTTTCCGACCCTGTGGCGCAGACGGCCCTTGCGGAACTGGGCGACGGGCAAATCGTGCCCGCCACGGGCGAGGCGGGCTGGCAGACCGGCACATTGACCTATGGTGTGCATGACGGCGGCGTTCTGGCGCTGGGGCGCTATGAACCTGTGCTTTACAGCTATACATCCACATCATGGGGCGGTCTGGTGCCCGCAGTGGAATTCGGGCCGGAAGACGGGCTTTGGATACATGCCCCCACCGCGATGGAGGTGTTTTCTGCCTATGGCCAGACATGGGCGGTCATCTCGGCTTCAGGCACGCATTCGCTGACCGTTCTGCAAGTCGGCCCCGATGGCGGGCTTATGGTCACAGATCACATCATGGACACGGGCAACACGCGCTTTGCGAATGTGCAGGCGGTCAGTTACGCCCATGTCGGCGACCGCGTCCTGGTTGTTGCAGGCGGCAGTGATTTCGGCATCACGCTGTTTACCTTGCTGCCCGATGGCAGGCTGGTGTGGATGCAATCGCTGGAAGACACCCCCCTGACCGGACTGGACAGCATTTCGGCGCTGCAATCGGTTGTCATTGGCGATCAGTTGCTGGTCCTTGCGGGCAGCGCCAAGGATGCGGGCATCACCAGTTTCAACCTGCCGCTGTCGCAACTGGGGGCCGTGATCACGGCAACAGACGGCCAGCCCGACACGGTATTGGGCACGGCGCAGGATGATATCGTGATTGCCGCCAATTCAGGCGATCACCTGCAAGGCGGCGCGGGGCATGACATTCTTGTAGCTGGTCCCGGCGTGACAATCATGACAGGGGGCGCGGGCGTCGACACATTCGTTATGCACCCGTCACAGACCCTTGCGCAGATCACGGATTTTGAACGCGGGGTTGACCGGCTGGACCTGTCGGGCTGGCCCATGCTGCGCGACCCTGCACAGCTGGGCTTCACGCAAAGCGCGACGGGGGCAGTGCTGGAATACCGCGGCGCGCAGGTGCAGATCACTGCCAGCAACGGGCAGCCGCTGGGGCTGTGGGACATATTCGCGAACGGGCGTTTTGCGACACCGGACAGAATGCTGACACTGGAACATATGTCGGGGCTGGCCGATGGAATATCCGACCCGCCTGCACCGCCGCCCGCGTTCAATGTCACAACACGCAGTGGTGCGGGGCTTGGCGGGGTGCGCCTGTTGGTGCGCGATGCCGACACAAACGCCCTTCTGGACGAGGTGCAGACAGATGAAACCGGCAGCTTCAGCCTGCCCGCGCCCGCAGGTCCGGCCCTGTTGCAGGTGGACCAGCTCCTGCCGCCGCAAAACGGGGCCGTCACCAGTGCGGATGTCACGGATATTTTGCGCATGGCCATCGGGCAGGAACCTAGTTTTGCAAACGGGGCCGCGCTGACAATGGGCGATCTTGTCGCCGCCGATGTCAATGGCGATGGCAGGGTTTCCTTTCGGGATGCATTGGAAGCGCTGAAAATATCCATGGGCCTGCGCCTGCAGCCGGATGCAATTTTCCTGCCGCAGGACTATGCCAACGCGCCCGCCGACAGCACGGCCCCCCTGCCCCAGTCCCAGCCCGATTTGCCCTATGGCACCGGGCTGGTCGCTATCTGGCGCGGGGATATGGATGACAGTGCGCTTTGGGCGTTGTAG